The Alkalihalobacillus sp. TS-13 genomic interval ATCGATTACTTCTTCTTGAGTCAGATCATCGATCCAATCATTCTCTTTATTGACTACGATGGTGATTCCATCTAATGCAAGCTTCAATTCCTTATAGTTGATTCCAGCCTTTTCAGCTTGAGCTACTTCTTCGTCTTTAATTTGGCGTGAAGCATTACTTAAATCTGTACCCCCGCCTTTAGCCAAGAACTTTTTGAATCCAGCACTTGAACCAGCTCTTCCCACTTCTACAGAAACGTTTTCTTGTTCATTTACCATATAATTTTCAGCTAACTTAGCCATCAATGGGTATACTGTGCCAGACCCATCAACCACAACGCTTCCTTCCATTTCTTCGCCGCTTCCTTCGCTTCCGTTCCCGCAAGCAGTAGCAACGACAAGCAATGCTGCAAGCACCATGAAGAGTGAACTTTTCTGGAAAGCTTTCATTTGAAATCCCCCTGTTTTTGTTTTATAGGTAAGGTTTTTTAAGAAAAAAGTATGATTTCTTATAAAACCCTTGGGCATTTGCCCTACATTGCCTATAGTAACTGGGACTTATTAAGTATGTTTAAATGGATTGTTAAGGTTTTGTAAAGATGTGTCGGAATGTGTATATTTTAAAGAACAAATGCTTTTGCCAGTTTTGATCGTTTGATTTCTGCGAAATTCACTCCATTTCCGCGGGGAACGAAAAGCGGAAGCGGCCCGATTAGTCACCTAGGTCACTGGAAAACTGACGAGAAGGCTCGAACCAAACAAAGACTTGGTTCTGTGTGGGCTCATTCATAAGGATGTCAATCAATGTGTCGACCGCCGCAGGAAGTTTGAAGTGCCTAAGTGACTGGTCGCTGAGCTAGACATCACTTCCCAGCATCAACCCACTTCCGCATGAGTGTCGCAAATTTCGCTAACAATCAAACAAAGTCGGTTAACAGAGCAACAAAAAGGATTGCTCTATACATACCTGTTGTTCTCGGTATGTTGAGCAATCCTAATTGCTGAACTATTGTTCTTGATCCGGTTGTCATTCAGAGGGGTCATCCTCTGGTTTTTCAATTAGTTTTTCCTTATGACCTTCTTGATTTATCTCAAAATAAGCATCTAAGATCTGTCTGCCTATTTTGTTATTGATGCCACCTTCTTCAGCATAAGGGCTTACAACGACGAAGGCTACTTCTGGATTATCATGGGGGGCATAACCGACAAGTGATAGTAGGTAAGAATCACCATCATATTGTGCTGTCCCTGTTTTCCCAGCAGCTTCATATCCTTTAGTATTTTTAAAGTAAGAACTTGCAGTCCCTTTAGGGGTATTCATGACCATATATAGACCTTGTTGAACCCTTTCAATCCATTCTTGTTTATAATCGATACGGTTCAATATTTTAGGTTGAAATTCATAAACCGTATCACCTAGTTGATCTGAACTTGCAGTTGGTTTGTTTATCTCTTTCAATAGGTGTGGCTGCATCCTGTAGCCTCCGTTAGCAATTGTAGAGATATACTGGACCATTTGCATAGGTGTATAGGTATCGAATTGCCCAATCCCCATATCCATCAAGTTACCTAAAGCCTGGGCTCCTCCGTTGTATCCATCATCTTCATACGGGAGATCAATTCCAGTTGGCACCCCAAGTCCGAATTGATTGAAGTTATAGCGCATCGTATCGAAGGCTTTCGTACGATTATTAAATCCCCTTTTATTATCGTAATCATAACCCGAAATTCTCATTGCTATTCGGAACATGTAAACGTTAGAAGACTGTTGTAACGCTTCAATATCATTTACATACCCCATATTCCGATACGATTTCTTGACCGGTGTCCCAGGAAGTTTCAATGGTGTATCATACATTACGGTTCCAGGTTGGATTACACCAGTTTTATATCCAGTTAAAACCGTAGCTGCTTTAACTGTGGAACCCATTGGATATTGATTGTATACATTTCCGAATGGAGCATCTTTGAACTTCCCATCTTCTAAAACCTTTCCCACCATCGAGTAAATTTCACCCGTTTGAGGGTTGGCCATTACAACGTATGAACTGTTCAATCGGCTATTGGATACATATTTGTTCCGAGCATCAAGAATTTCTTTTTCAACAATTTCTTCGACTTTCTTCTGAAGCTCCATATCAATAGTCAAAGTGATATCATGACCTCGAGAACCTGTATCTTCATTTGGCTTACCCACCGGATTCCCGGATTTATCTGTCATGTAGTGAATTTTTGTCTTCGTACCCTTGAGTACCGATTCATATTGTTCCTCTAGAAAGCTGGTCCCTACCAAGTCGTTACGATCATTTCCTTCTAACACATACCCATCTATCAATTCACTAGGGATTTGACCTACCTTTCCAAAAATCGATTTAAGGGTTTGATCATACGGATAGTCTCTTTGAGCATCAGGCTTGATATCGATTGTTCCATTGAAATCATTAAGATGCTCACTGATTATGGCGATTTCTTTCTGAGGAACATCTACCTTGACACGTTGAGGTGTAAGAGCATATCCTCTGATCATTTCTCGCCAGATTGCCGCGATTTCCTCTTCTTCATCTGTAAGATTTAATTGATCAGCTTTTAGACGATCGATAACGAGACGATATTGTTCTTTATCATCCAATTCATCCATTTCTTTCTTTGACAATAACTTTTCATATATCTTTAAAGAGTCTGCTTTATAGGAAAGATAAAAATCTTTTTTATCCCGTTCTGTTAATTTTTCTGTATCCTTATCGATATATTTGGATAATTTTTTTGCTACCTCATGTATTTCATCTGGTTTCATATTACTCGTTCGTGTAAACGTGATCGAAAACACAGGTTTATTATCTACTACTACTCGTCCGTAACGATCATACATCTTCCCGCGGGGTGCATCCAGTTTTGCAGTTACATTCTCTTGCCTTTCTGCTTCGGCTTTGAAGGAATCACCATGGACGATCTGTACTACCCCTAACCTTAGTATTAAGGCGGTAAACAATAAAAAAACCGCTAAAAACAATATGTTCAAGCGAAAAGAAACGTGGCTTCTCTTTTTCTTCTTCGCCTCCATATCCTCTCTCCTTTAATATTTAAAATAGACACCTGGATAAGGTGCCTTTATATGACATTAATCGCCATTATATTGTATCGCAGTTCTATATTAAAAAAAAGAATAACTTATACATTTGAACCGTTTTCGTTCGATAGTACGACTGTTTCTTCTGGAACAGGAGCCAATCTGATTTTCCGGACACAGAAATAGATGAGCGAATGGCCGATTCCGATGATCGGCAGTAAATATGGGATGCTTTTTTGCTCATCGAACAATGTAATCGCTATTATGAATAAAACGATGGAAGTTATTCTTCCGTAATTCAGATAAAGCTCTCGAACGACGATATACTCGATGCGCATTTCTCTTGCGTTCCAGCTTCTACCTATCACATCATATGTCAAAGATACATACGGAACGAGGAGTATTGGATATGCAATCGATATGATCACACCATAAGTCAACAGCTTCGCGAAAGTCAATTCGAATACGATCAAAACCAATGCAGCATACAAGATGATTCCACCTACTAATATTGCCTTTTTCCGTTGAGCTGTTTTTATATAGCGGGTAGCCACATAATAAGCTATAAATGATACGGCAGAGTTTATTAACCCATACGTACCCAAGGCCAGTTCGCTGTTCGTGGCAATGAAGACCCAGACAACGATTACAAAAATGAAGGTCCCTTCCCGTAATCCTTGAAAAAAATGAGCGTACAATATCCGATTCCAGTTCGGATTCTTTTTACGTTCTTTGATGATCCTTACAAATGAGAAGATCCCTTTTGCTGTTCGTCGATTCAGCATGAAACTCATTATGACTGCAGCAAAAAACAGGATCAGCGAGATCGCAAAGATTGTTTTATATCCGATCATTTTATCCATCTTTGTAATGATCCAACCGGCAAAAAAAGGTCCTACCATTCCGGCAAAGGATGTAAGCAATCCTAAAAAACCATTAAAAAAATCTCGTGTATCTGGCTCTGTAATTTCGAAAGTAAGAACATTGAACGCAAGCCAATAAAATCCCATCCCAATCCCTAGCAAACCGCCAAGAAGAATGAGAAATTGTTCTGCTTGTGCACCCAACAACAAGACGGTTAAGTAAAATATCGATAAACTGATAACTCCTAATCGCAACACAATGACACGATCGATCCGCTTAGCTAACCGTCCAGCAAATATGAATGTGATGGGCTGGAATAAAACAATGGATAAATTGTAGATCGCAATATCGATGAATTCACCCGATTGTTTCCATAGGAAAACGTTGACGAATGTATTGGATAAAGCGATGCTCAGGGCATATAATCCTCCAATGATTAATAGGATCATCAGGTCTTTTGTTACTTCAATGTTTCCGATCATTTTTTGCAATGCCTTCATAAGAAACGACTCCCCTTTACTCACAACCCTAGTTTTCCTTAAACCGACCACGTTATTCTCATTTAAGTATTTGGGTTAAATCGGAAAAGCAACGTGTATTCGGCGGAATCACTGGAAAAAATGAGTGAAAAGGAGTGAAGAAAAATATACGAATTTTTGATTTTCGGTTCAAATGGTTTTGCTCATATAGATCTACAGCAATTGATTGCGGGAATTGTGAGACACTACAGTGAAAAGATAAACTGTGATTTATCTGAACAACAATCAGCGCACGAAGTTGAGTACAAGATCGGAAATGAAACAATTGTGGTTTTCAATACCAGAAGCCAATTTGTAGTTACCTCAAATGAGGATTATGAAGATGGGAATGGATTGTTGGATGACGTTATTGAAGGGTGCTTGAAGAAAAATCATCAGATCAAATTCGTTCATTTGTCTAATGTTTTACTTTGAGGGGAGATTAGCTAGGTACAATTTAAACACCCCGTCTGGTTTATTATCCAGAACGGGGTGTTTTTTAAAACGTAATTTACTTAGCTTCTTGGTAACGTTTTTCAACTTCGTCCCAGTTAACAACATTCCAGAATGCTGAAATGTAGTCTGGACGACGGTTTTGATAGTTAAGGTAGTAAGCATGCTCCCAAACATCAAGACCGAGAACTGGAGTTTTTCCATCCGTTAAAGGAGTGTCCTGATTTGGAGTACTTGTTACTTCAAGCTCACCGTTATTTACTACAAGCCATGCCCAGCCTGAGCCAAAACGACCAGCTGCAGCAGCTGCAAATTCTTCTTGGAACTTTTCGAAGCTTCCGAATTTGGAATTGATCGCATCCGCTACTTCGCCTTTAGGAGCTCCCCCACCGTTCGGGCTTAACATTTGCCAGAACATTGTGTGGTTGGCATGTCCCCCACCATTGTTACGTACAGCTGTACGGATGTTTTCTGGTACAGCGTCCAAGTTGCTTACAAGTGCGTTGATGCCTTTATCTTGAAGATCTGCATGTCCTTCAAGTGCAGCATTCAGTTTAGTAACGTAAGTGTTGTGGTGTTTACCGTGGTGGATTTTCATTGTTTCTTCGTCGATGTGTGGTTCCAAAGCATTAAACTCATATGGTAGTGCAGGTAGTTCGTGTTTTGCCAATTGAATCTCCTCCTTTAAATAATATGTAATCCCAAGCACGATTACTGTGCCTTTATATTTACAATATCAAAATTACCCAGTGGATTCAATTTTAAAACACTGTGACTTAGTTGGAGTTTGTCTGAGGGCTCTGGTCATTATTGGACACCACACTTGGAACAAATGGAAAACCATTATCTCGCACAAGGAGTTCGGGTCCATTTACGAATCGGAAAGCACAAAAATTGAAATTTATCTACAAAAAGAAGAAATTATCTACAAAAACAAAAAACTTCTTTCGAATAAGAAGTTTGAAATGGTGGCTCGAGACGGAATCGAACCG includes:
- a CDS encoding superoxide dismutase, which codes for MAKHELPALPYEFNALEPHIDEETMKIHHGKHHNTYVTKLNAALEGHADLQDKGINALVSNLDAVPENIRTAVRNNGGGHANHTMFWQMLSPNGGGAPKGEVADAINSKFGSFEKFQEEFAAAAAGRFGSGWAWLVVNNGELEVTSTPNQDTPLTDGKTPVLGLDVWEHAYYLNYQNRRPDYISAFWNVVNWDEVEKRYQEAK
- a CDS encoding MFS transporter, with the protein product MKALQKMIGNIEVTKDLMILLIIGGLYALSIALSNTFVNVFLWKQSGEFIDIAIYNLSIVLFQPITFIFAGRLAKRIDRVIVLRLGVISLSIFYLTVLLLGAQAEQFLILLGGLLGIGMGFYWLAFNVLTFEITEPDTRDFFNGFLGLLTSFAGMVGPFFAGWIITKMDKMIGYKTIFAISLILFFAAVIMSFMLNRRTAKGIFSFVRIIKERKKNPNWNRILYAHFFQGLREGTFIFVIVVWVFIATNSELALGTYGLINSAVSFIAYYVATRYIKTAQRKKAILVGGIILYAALVLIVFELTFAKLLTYGVIISIAYPILLVPYVSLTYDVIGRSWNAREMRIEYIVVRELYLNYGRITSIVLFIIAITLFDEQKSIPYLLPIIGIGHSLIYFCVRKIRLAPVPEETVVLSNENGSNV
- a CDS encoding penicillin-binding protein 2, with product MEAKKKKRSHVSFRLNILFLAVFLLFTALILRLGVVQIVHGDSFKAEAERQENVTAKLDAPRGKMYDRYGRVVVDNKPVFSITFTRTSNMKPDEIHEVAKKLSKYIDKDTEKLTERDKKDFYLSYKADSLKIYEKLLSKKEMDELDDKEQYRLVIDRLKADQLNLTDEEEEIAAIWREMIRGYALTPQRVKVDVPQKEIAIISEHLNDFNGTIDIKPDAQRDYPYDQTLKSIFGKVGQIPSELIDGYVLEGNDRNDLVGTSFLEEQYESVLKGTKTKIHYMTDKSGNPVGKPNEDTGSRGHDITLTIDMELQKKVEEIVEKEILDARNKYVSNSRLNSSYVVMANPQTGEIYSMVGKVLEDGKFKDAPFGNVYNQYPMGSTVKAATVLTGYKTGVIQPGTVMYDTPLKLPGTPVKKSYRNMGYVNDIEALQQSSNVYMFRIAMRISGYDYDNKRGFNNRTKAFDTMRYNFNQFGLGVPTGIDLPYEDDGYNGGAQALGNLMDMGIGQFDTYTPMQMVQYISTIANGGYRMQPHLLKEINKPTASSDQLGDTVYEFQPKILNRIDYKQEWIERVQQGLYMVMNTPKGTASSYFKNTKGYEAAGKTGTAQYDGDSYLLSLVGYAPHDNPEVAFVVVSPYAEEGGINNKIGRQILDAYFEINQEGHKEKLIEKPEDDPSE